Part of the Mytilus trossulus isolate FHL-02 chromosome 2, PNRI_Mtr1.1.1.hap1, whole genome shotgun sequence genome is shown below.
CATAGGTTtaaacgtagttttcaattgaaagatatatttggtgtcacgatatctcggTAGCATGGGGTCGAATCCCGGCGATGGAAGAAAAAACAATTTGCGAAGTCCcgctggtatctttcgtccctctatTACAGATCGAACGTTGTTggattgatgtttagacgagttgtatatacacaatgtacacagccatgtatcaccattactgctggtgatccgatggagacacctgttgtagagttgtcactggttcagacgtacttaAACATAATTACTtttgtgactgtatcttacaataattttgtaggatcctttactatagataatttagctgatctgtaacaataacatcttcatgcctcaTATATCAAATACTGTATTTTGACACTAGATTGAAACTGACGAGgaaggtaacacccggccaccgagagcttcatttttatgaagcccaggttgtcgtgtggtctagcgccGGATACAGTGCAGGCGTTTTGGTGTCACGATacctcagtagcatgggttcgaatatCGGCGATGAAggattaaaaatttacatagcTAACATTGTTGGGTCGATGTTTAGACGATTGTTTATGCAGAATGTACACAGCCGTTTATCACTATCACTGTTGGTGATCCGATTGATTAATCTGTTGTAGATTGGTCACTGGTTCTAACGTactgataaatataattatttatgtgactgtatcttacattaatttgtaggaacCTTTACAATAGACAATTTTGATGATCTGTAAAATTAatatcttcatgccttatatatcatgtaatgtagtacgacgctagataaaaactgacgtggaaaggtaacacccggcctCAGATAACCATGCATGAAATCGATGCATAAAATCAGAATTTCGAGTGTATTTTAGTTTAGACACCGTGTAGTTACTATCGAGATGACCTTCGAAGATTGCTGACGGTCATATAACCTGTTATAAATAttcacataaataaatataaatagataacGACCTCGTgcaattgtgttttttctaggtctgttaaaggttaaaaaaattaactctCGTTTTACCTTTGTAAGCATGATTTCTTGTGTATCGAATCAGTCAACGATATGGTtcacctttgtttcactttcaatgatGACATTCTTTTCCAGTTCATGGCTGAATACGATTAAAACATGCGCAACCAATATCTaggaatttcaaatataaataaaggcaacagtagtataccgatgttcaaaattcataaatcgatagagaaaaaaacaaatctgggttacaaactaaaactgagagaaacgtATCAAACATAggagaacaacaacaaaacagagacacaacaccgaaatgtaacacacacagtaacgaactataatgtgacaatggccattttccggacttggtacaaggcattatatgaaaaatggtgggttgaacctggttttgcggCATGCCAAACCTGCCGCTTTAATAGgagtgttaattataacattaaaacgacaacattacacgacagggttacaataaataaacagataaatgagagaaaatataggacagagaaacaaacgaataatagccatCATAAAGTATACGCCAGAACTTttgaatgtaaaacaaaaatgcatctCTTATTCTATTTCCTCAATTCAGGGTTTCCatattctattttgatattaaagtaACGAACTTTTCTTTTTCAAGTTTGTCAGCTCCAACTTCAACTATACATGAGGTAAAAATtaatttgcaaaatacagctaggATCTATTACTAGTTAAgtaaatccttagtatttcagaAATGAAATCAAAGTTTTGGAAGCAGTCAattaattattatgattatatcAACGAAATTGAAAATGCATGTCAGCAGTAAAATCaacccagtgatgtaaataaactcacTAAAGAAACAATGTTTGAATTTGCCAGAAGCGCATTTCGTTACCATTATTTGTTTCTTATACTATTAATCTAATTCTCCGCATGTCACTGCTTCTCATTTCCGTAAagcattttcaatttataactcATTTACGCCAAAAGAATATCAGCAACATCATTAGGAAACCATTCAGAAACAAACGTTTTTGAGAAAATGATTTCAATCTTCGCgtaaaactaaatatattttcaaaacctTTATTAAAGTTAGGGTTAACTTGgtattttttaaccttttgattcgtacgtcactgatgagtcatagTTAGACAAAACTGTCATCAGACCGACAACGTTTTAATCCCGGTCTTTTTCATGAGTTTATAAGTAATCACTTGGTCGACTCAACTTTTGTATATTCCAGACCAAaagggatgaaaatttcaggaactcaattttcggctctcccttgacatcatttgcgagtatggtcttaaggaaacgatgatagtccgtcggaaggggacgataaatggctgacccgtgtaaAGAGatagccatatctcttgcacgttaaagacacccttgtagatttcgaaaaagagtaggctaatacCGCTataaggcagcactcgcacccgaaAGGGGAAAggaattaatataagttgcaaaacttgtttcccaatccactctaaataaatatgtttaaactaaactaaattaAACTAAACCAAGTTTAACAACATCCAATAGttagcacttctgtgttgacattaTATATCATTAATATAGTCATACATTGTTATAATAAGATGAATGTTAAGGAAAAAAATTCTTCCCCAGGAATATAGCAAAACTAGCTGTTATTTGCTAAACCTTTCGAAATTAAGGGTCTTCAATGCTTTTCATCTCAGTATCTTATTcgagttttttaaatattttagttcGAGAGTCAATGATGCGTCGATCTGTTGTTTACACCATTTTAATCATGATAtcgatgatgagtttatatacaaatTGGTGATGCAAAATCCAAAGTGAAACGTATCTTGAATAATTATTTCTTTGTGAGTCTATCGCTCCCAAAAAGCTTGATTATTTTGCTGTGCTGTAAACTGATTAGATCAAAAAATTTAACTAGTTAGCAATGAAACGTTTCAAAGTCAAATGTATCAGGACTTAAAGGCTGGGCTCAAATTATCTCCATGAAAATGTTATGCTCCAATGCTAAAACAACTGCATGCAAGGTGACATTGATTTAATATTAGTGGTTCCGCTTTTGCACTTTTATAATcacaaagttttgtatataaacTAGTACTCCAAGATCTGTActctgtacttagtgtctttttgttattgggatatacaagtacccagTCACGTCCAACCTGTTTTTGCTAgatgtttttgtatttaaaacatcTGATGAGTCAAGCCTTTGTCAACTAATTTtaatagttcgttcttatgagtagatataggaagatgtggtgtgagtgccaatgagacaactctccatccaaataacaatttaaaaagtaaaccactataggttaaagtacggccttcaacaggtTCCTTTACACAACTGTTCAAGATAAGGCGAGGGTTGGGATCCGgctaacatgttcaaccccgccacattctgtatgtatgtacctgtccgtagtcaggagcttgtaattcagtggttgtcgtttgtcaatgtgttacatattttatttcgttaaaaatgattacatacattcggccgttagttttctggtttgaattgttttacattggtaattttggggtcttttatagcttactatgcggcttgggctttgttcattgtcataggccgtacgatgacctattattgttaatatctgtgtcatttgatctcttgttgagatttgtctcatttacaatcataccacatcttccattTTATAGTAGTATGCAAATTTTCAATGAAAAGGTATAAGACTGAGGATGGCTATTGGTGGAAAAGATCAGATGAcaattcatattcatatttatgtattttatggttttcatggttttacaatttaaatgataagatgtggtatgagtgtcaatgagacatctttcaatttttaaaacaaatctttaaatgGGATCCATAGGTCACTCAGAACAACAAGCGATAAAGGGCCACAAAATGACTgctgtaaaataattcaaacaggACAACCAACgatataatctatatataattcataaaaCGATAAATCCCTATGAACTACACCATCAAACGACAAAAACTGAACAACAGGCTAAAGATAGATGCATATTTGGCTTGTATTTTATCTTTATGTTCTCTGTTCTCTGTTTAGCATACTAGTACATTCAAATGggctaaaagagggatgaaagataccagagggacagtcacactcatagatagaaaattaactcgtggcaaaaaaaaaaaaagacaaaaagagaaataatagtacaaaacacacaacatagaaaacttaagactaagcaacacgaaccccatcaaaaactggcTGGGATAACAATTGGtcctgaagggtaagcagatcctgctccacatgcggcacccgtcgtgttgctcacgttattacaaacccggtcaATAGTCTGCTTCGGTAGGTCACCtttgtgaaaagggaaggggattgtagttaagaCATAAGGAGCATATACAATAACATCTGTgaaacggtcaaccaactcgtgaaaatttacgaagggataaaGTTAATTCCAAAACTATAAACTAGACAGCCTATAACTTTTCATATTACATTCTGCAATTTCTAGGattcacatgttttttttaattttaagttcaaataaaaagtcTTATCATTGCTAATACACCAGTCCCACTAGgacacgatcgcactacgatctgtgaaaaaaatgcaaattttgatgatcgtagtacaatcgtgtagatcgcagtaaggtcgtatcacggtcgtggtgaggtcttcaCGGTCGTGATGAGCGTGGCAAcaaactttgaacatgttcaaaacaatcgtggtgcgatcgtggcgaaatcaggtcgtagtagaagcgtagtgagagcgcactaagatcgtagtaagatcgcaaaggtcgctgtaccatCGTAGTAAGAGCGTAGCGAAAGCGTGATTCTATTCGGAGAAATTGCGCTACGATCTCATTGCGACGTTATCACGACCTCACTACGAtcatcacgttctcaccgcgACCAAACTACGCGTCCACTTCGACTATACCACGATGTTCACGACCatagtacgattctagcacTCCCTTGCCGTCCACATCACGCTCTTCTTACGACCTGACTACGTTCATTTTGTTTCAGTTGTAATTTATCGAAGTTATTAAATAATAACTACCAAAGAACATAACTTGCTGATGTAAAAGATATCACTCTGTGCATATATTTGGcttatttataataaagaaaGAATACCACTGtggtttaattgtttttatttcttacatGCAAGTTTTGAGACCACTTGGTGTTGATGGGTGGCCATTGGTATatactttttgtaaaatatcatacaaTTCAGGATCCTGATGTTTCAAATGATCACGAGCGACCATTTCATTAACGCATACAGATGTCATGTGGTTACATCTGAAATGTAcaagacaaacatgacaaaagattaaattgaaataaaatttttcaacctattcatatttgtataattCTAAGGATAAACAATGCTAAACGGGTTTATTCTACTAAAGATACTAACTACACAGAAAGaaaagaattaaaacaaaacatcataCATTGGCAACAATCATATTTACCAATTATAATAGATTTCAATTGATCAAGTTGTAATCAACTCAGGATGTCATTTTTACGAATTGATCACAAGCATGAAATATTCTTGATTCGTTTATTGAATAACTCACACCAAGGGAAATTCAAGAAGAAAGGTTaatgtaacttttttttgtgtttatttttatttattttaatttgttgttgatttaatttctttttacttgAATTTCAACGCATTGataatttcttaaaacaagctgctgtctcattgacatttatTCAACATGTCATTGTCCTTGTATTTGcatttacatatttatacaaCAAATTATAGGAAACACAAATGATCTTACAGGTCCATTCCCCCAGCATTTTTGGTGCTTGCAGTCGTCATGAAGAAGGCTGTAGTGGCCTCGGCAAAGTACTCGTTAACGGTAGCTGTAGCATATGATGTTGTCCATGTATGATGCTGTTTGGCATTATTGTAGGCGTATGATATCTGCAGAAACAAGTGAGATAATTGCTTTACATTATCAGTTGTCTTATGTGTTTGTTATTAATCGTTGAACTCTATTTTTTGAAATGTCTGCTTATTATGTCTGTGAGATATGTTCACAAATCGTTTTCAATCTAATGGAGTTGTATGCAACCGTCATACAAGTTAGAGATTTAActaactataaaaccaggttctatTCActgttttctacataaggaaatgcctgtaacaagtcacgaacatgacagttgttatccgttcatttgatgtgtttgagcttttgattttaccactTTTGAAGGGAGAACTTTCGATAATTTTCCgagaattttccttggagtttggtatttttgtaagtttactttttacacaaaaataattataaattaattaagcTTCTTCTTGATGTTTAAGGGTCTTAACAACTCTCTGGGCTTATTTCTATGGAATAATTAAATTTACAATGAATATCATAACTCCAATATACGAAGGTGATTCTAAGTCGCCATCCTCTCATTGGTTTAACTATGAAGAACATTAGCGATCTGTATTGCTGTCcatatattttaagttttccTTGCTATCTGAATCTTTActtaaaactgataaattgtAACTGTACGTAATgatataacttaaataacgtcattAATATATTTCATGATAGCTTGTGTGTGAGATATCCTCTTTTCCTGTAGTAGATTTTTGTTTcggtaatgaatatttttactagatttatttatataaaatttactttttttattcaaaaatccaGTCAGGTACTCGTAAAAATAGTATAAGCTTACACGATTTCTGTAGGAGCTGGGCATGTATCTGTGTAACAGGTGAGCGAACTCGTGAGAGACAACATTAAGCTTGTGTCTGTAGGGATCATGAGAATTGCATAATACAGTAGAATCCAGTGCTACAGACCTACTGTTGGTTACTCCAGCGATTTCCTGGTATTTACGACCATCAAACGTACATGTGTGTTTACAAGAACCATCGCATTTATCTGTTAAAAAAAGTAGAAAACTAGTTTAGTTCATAATTCTTTTGGGTGATAAGAAATAATAGCTAAAATCAGTCCGGTCAGAATGTATCGAGAAAAATACGTTGGttcaaagtaataaaaaaaccgaattgaatataaaaaaatatactttcgAGTTCTATAAGTCACGAAGCAGATGTATTGATCCTATGTTATCATAATCAATAACACTAACAGTACCAATTGTCGTTCTGCGCCAGATACAGATTTCGACAATGAAGTTCTCCTAGTGATACATGAATCTTTGAACATCCAAAACATTGAAAAGTATGAGggaattataaataaaggcaacagtagtataccgctgttcgaaagtcataaatccattgagagaaaacaaatccaaatttcaaactaaaactgaggtaaacacatcaactataaaaggaaaacaacgaaacaaaagAATAACTAAAGTGCAACCAAAATCCAAatcgacaatgcaacacacactgaaacgaactataagttaacaactgccatttacctgacttggtacagaacattttaataaaaaattgtggGTTATTAACATTAATGACTAAAGGTGTGGTATGTGCCTTAAAAGCATCAAAGCCTACTTGAGGGAGATATATCCCTTAATCTAGTATATTTTCCTaaattttgtaacaggaaatttaaatAGCCTAATATTCGTATTTTATGCCAGTATTGTAATAATGACTACTGTAGCTGGTGATTCCCTCGGGTACTTCAAAATTAACTGTCTTTGAGCAGGGGAATCGACTCAGTGTTCGTAACTTCATTATCCGTACAATTTTTTCTGCTCCTGATGTGCAAGTCGACCACAGATGTCTCTTCAGGATGCTTGAAgcaataatatttttgtacataaagtCTAATCAAAGCCGGATCAGGAATCAAAAATGATCGGGCTCTCTTTCTCATGAAAAGGTATAAAATTAATAGTTTCCATTGTATATTTGACATACTGTGACAAGCTGCTGTATCGGCTAGATGATGGTTTTCTGGAAAAACAGTAAGAGATTCTTGCTTAGTAAATATACCAACTCCATGACTGCGTGTTACCCCCATAAACACATCTGACGGTGTATGTCGAACCATATGGGCAACAGTTTGAGCTGCCTGTAGTAACGAAATAAGATGAAAAATGCAGTTGAGATATAAGTATTTTGTCAAATGCGGAATTTAGATAAAGctattatttcatatataacCAAAGTTAAATACCTTGATGATCATTTGTCGGCAATCCAATAATTAATTAGAAAACATAACTGGAAAACCACATCATTCGTTGATGTATGATTTTGAATTCTTTTGATTTCTTGTGATTAAACGCCACTTTTTCTGTGTCGACgtcttttctattatatttatgtgttatggTCAGGAAAATTAATCACTGCCTTCAAttattagatttgattttgttcaacgtAATCAGTACGAtattttacgtttgaagttagattcaaaacaaaccggacatagatttataatatagttaattgctaccttagtttgctattaataagtattgaaaTATGCATTgatattaaagtcataagaaacctcaaataacaaaaaaaataatgaatgtttttttataactcaatagatagttttctttataaaacttatgtacatatacttttttctgaagacaattctttaatttattcatatttagcagaagtttactttattctAATTGCCTCCTGGaaccccgacatattttccgtatgcaaagtgacttCAGTGTGGCCCATCTTGTAAAAATCTagtgatcacaatacgcatggatgtccttaaaataaactattatctgaatttacatgttaaacacctgctcaatttccatgcgtTTTGTTGCTTtgttgtcgattgttgacaaacaggtgacaatcgttaaacttcggcttcaaaacaagAAC
Proteins encoded:
- the LOC134705154 gene encoding uncharacterized protein LOC134705154 codes for the protein MFVSIILGLVVFINDITCLAPPLTDEEKSYLHEDDKIQLPLTIQHRVSFKSRYVDHRGHIYTRKPSSPTVIVQATTHVSDIALMKAAQTVAHMVRHTPSDVFMGVTRSHGVGIFTKQESLTVFPENHHLADTAACHNKCDGSCKHTCTFDGRKYQEIAGVTNSRSVALDSTVLCNSHDPYRHKLNVVSHEFAHLLHRYMPSSYRNRISYAYNNAKQHHTWTTSYATATVNEYFAEATTAFFMTTASTKNAGGMDLCNHMTSVCVNEMVARDHLKHQDPELYDILQKVYTNGHPSTPSGLKTCM